The Sphingobacterium lactis sequence GAAAAAAAGAATTATCCTCCTGGTCAACATGGACCATCAAAAAGAAGAGGTAAACAATCTGAATACGCAATTCAGTTGTTAGAAAAGCAAAAAGCAAAATACACGTACGGTGTATTGGAGCGTCAATTCGCTAACTTATTTGCTAAAGCGGCAGCAAAACAAGGTATTACTGGTGAGAACTTCTTGAAATTATTAGAAGCACGTTTAGATAATATCGTTTACCGTTTAGGTATTGCACCTACGCGTTCAGCTGCACGTCAATTAGTTTCGCATAAGCACATTACCGTTAACGGTGAAGTCGTTAACATTCCATCATACAGCATCCGTCCAGGTGATGTGATCGCTGTTCGCGAACGCTCTCAAACATTAGAGGCGGTTGTTAATTCAGTAGCGGGCAGAAAGATCAACAAGTTCAGCTGGTTGGATTGGGATGCAGACAAACTTACAGGTACGTTCGTAACTTACCCTGAGCGCGCTGATATTCCTGAGAACATCAAAGAAAACTTAATCGTAGAGTTGTACTCTAAATAATAATTGATAACAACATACATGGCGCATGCCTGTATG is a genomic window containing:
- the rpsD gene encoding 30S ribosomal protein S4, whose protein sequence is MARYTGPKSKIARKFREPIFGPDKALEKKNYPPGQHGPSKRRGKQSEYAIQLLEKQKAKYTYGVLERQFANLFAKAAAKQGITGENFLKLLEARLDNIVYRLGIAPTRSAARQLVSHKHITVNGEVVNIPSYSIRPGDVIAVRERSQTLEAVVNSVAGRKINKFSWLDWDADKLTGTFVTYPERADIPENIKENLIVELYSK